In the Hordeum vulgare subsp. vulgare chromosome 7H, MorexV3_pseudomolecules_assembly, whole genome shotgun sequence genome, one interval contains:
- the LOC123411675 gene encoding anthocyanin 5-aromatic acyltransferase-like, whose translation MNIRVRVLETTHVRPEMSGHTTVHQPAAVRLSLFDTLFLALPPIQRLFFYDGEDVPPFSALVGSLRSSLAATLAIFPPLAGRIAACPGDDLVIDCSPDALHPGVRFVVAEYSGDAADMRRLARDAEHDTEAFVQLVPELDVRMLPAPVLAVQVTRAAQARGDDEGAGAVAVGVSMHHAVADGQSLWQFMRAWAGASRQGSQAATGPPPSFDRAGILRHPKAEAAAREFARLSAPDLPRVNTLPEPDWTRQCRRTYLLTASQIQSLKHRILQQGQTSAENGGKQEPPTTYIAIASLLWTSIVRAKSPNHAVAAAEDDADAYFVFPADCRRRLRPPLDPGFFGNCVKVCYARASTADLCGHGHDDDGALAHAAAAVRRAIREHVEVEDPLGDADRWAETIRIRGVPQDRLARQGSSHRFMAYEVDFGWGQPSRVEIVSTFSAEMVMLAGARGGAVQVSVALGREHMDGFQASFLSQASA comes from the coding sequence ATGAACATCCGCGTGCGAGTTCTCGAGACCACCCATGTCCGGCCGGAGATGTCTGGGCACACCACAGTCCACCAGCCCGCCGCCGTGAGGCTGTCTCTCTTCGACACCCTGTTCCTCGCGCTCCCACCCATCCAGCGGCTCTTCTTCTACGATGGCGAGGACGTCCCGCCGTTCTCGGCGCTCGTCGGCTCGCTGCGGTCCTCCCTCGCCGCCACGCTAGCCATCTTCCCTCCGCTCGCCGGGAGGATCGCGGCCTGCCCCGGCGACGACCTCGTCATCGACTGTTCCCCTGACGCTCTCCACCCCGGCGTCAGGTTCGTTGTCGCCGAGTACTCCGGCGACGCCGCCGACATGCGCCGGCTCGCGCGGGACGCCGAGCATGACACCGAGGCGTTCGTGCAGCTCGTCCCGGAGCTCGATGTGCGCATGCTGCCGGCGCCCGTGCTCGCCGTGCAGGTCACGCGGGCGGCACAAGCGCGGGGAGACGACGAGGGAGCGGGCGCCGTGGCGGTCGGAGTGTCGATGCACCACGCGGTGGCCGACGGCCAGTCGCTGTGGCAGTTCATGAGGGCGTGGGCCGGCGCGTCGCGGCAGGGCTCGCAAGCAGCGACGGGTCCGCCGCCGTCATTCGACAGGGCGGGCATCCTGCGGCACCCCAAAGCAGAGGCGGCAGCGCGCGAGTTCGCCCGCCTCTCGGCGCCGGATCTGCCCAGAGTCAACACGCTCCCGGAGCCGGACTGGACGCGGCAGTGCAGGCGGACCTACCTGCTCACCGCCTCCCAAATCCAGTCGCTGAAGCACCGCATCCTGCAACAAGGCCAGACCAGTGCCGAGAACGGCGGCAAACAGGAGCCCCCGACCACCTACATCGCCATCGCGTCCCTGCTCTGGACGTCCATCGTCCGCGCCAAATCCCCGAACCATGCCGTCGCCGCCGCAGAGGACGACGCCGACGCCTACTTCGTGTTCCCCGCGGACTGCCGCCGGCGCCTGCGCCCACCTCTGGACCCGGGCTTCTTCGGCAACTGCGTCAAGGTCTGCTACGCGCGGGCCAGCACGGCCGACCTCTGCGGCCACGGCCACGACGATGACGGCGCGCTCGCACACGCGGCGGCGGCCGTGCGGCGTGCGATCCGCGAGCACGTCGAGGTGGAGGACCCGCTGGGCGACGCCGACCGGTGGGCGGAGACCATCCGGATCCGGGGCGTCCCGCAGGATAGGCTGGCCAGGCAAGGGTCGTCGCACCGGTTCATGGCGTACGAGGTGGACTTCGGGTGGGGGCAGCCGAGCCGGGTGGAGATCGTGTCCACCTTCAGCGCTGAGATGGTGATGCTGGCCGGAGCGCGTGGCGGCGCGGTGCAGGTGTCGGTGGCGCTTGGCCGGGAACACATGGATGGCTTCCAGGCCAGCTTCCTGTCGCAGGCATCGGCATGA